The DNA window tactcTCTCTAGTTCATCACCTTGCAGGACAGCTTCTGCTTCCATCATCTCgtcattctaaaaaaacattgttttatacTACATCATTATTCAAACTCACGAGCTTTGTTTATTGATCTTAAATAACCATTGATCATTCTTGAATGATGTTTAATCGCTGACCAAACTAGCTCCATTTGTAAGACataatgttaaatattcatggtTGTTGtctcatcataaaataaaattcttctaTTGCATGGAATTGCTTTATTCTTGACTTGAATAATTGCCTCCTCAAGCTACATCTCCTTTAGGTTTTGCCACTTGCTATTTGAGAAGGTTGAacataaagaaatataaaatctatTTGTAATAATCTTgtacaaattctaaaattaataattttctcaTAATTTATCATGATGGAAGTACAAGCATACCATCACGAACTCTATCGTCTACGAACTCTATCGTCTAGAATATCATACCATTAATTTtcatcaatataaatatatatcctGTAGATTTTATATTATGATAACTAGAAATCttatttgatagaaaataaGCTTCCAACTCTATCGACCATCtagtaattattttctttgaaaaactcTCGTCAAAGAAAggtatttcataaaaattaggAATGTGTTTACGAAAAAAGTGACTATGAGTTAAGTTTTTAGTGCTTCTTGGTCTATTGTAAACATCAATGCCTATATAGGTTTGCATGAATATATTCAAGGTTTGGTTCACTTCGAGATAAGTCTTTATGAACATCCATCATAGGTTTGCATGAATAGATTCAAGGTTTGGCTCACTTCGAGATAAGTCTTTATGAACGTCCATCATCTCATCATGATCCTTGTTTGTGCTTTCCCTTGAAAGTTGATCAAACCAATCAAATTCATATGATAGGATTCTGCACGTTACCTTTCAAGCCTTCATAATGCTCTATATAGCCACTGCTCCTTCAACGCAAGGTGGGAGGATGTTGCCAGTATCCTTGTCTATCAAATTGGTAAACTTGTTTTAATATCAATTGACATAGCATAGagtaaaagaaagaacaagaatATCTCAAACCCTATGATTACAACCCTAAATTGTAAAGAAAACTCTTTATTGAAAAGTTCCGgataaatttttgaataattaatttgttttaaacttttctaaaaaataaaccctATTTATAACCTAAatccttattaaaaaaatgatttttttattgaaagttaCATGGTTAATAGAATTCATCAGGATTTctaaatgagattaaaaaatttaactaaaaaatataaatcaaatcttTATAGAATCCATCTAGTATAGAATGTAAAGGCAGCCCAATAGCTTGCTAGACCCCAGAAGTTGAAATTTCCTGGACTTATCATGTAAGGCCGGGATTGCATGATTTTCCTGCTACAATTCTGTTAACCACATCTTTTCAGTTTGAAATCAAAACTTCGAGTATTTAGTGCAGCACATCATACACTAGCAGCAACTAAAAGTCAACCTGTCTTGAATTTGTGTTTCTGTTGTCGCcaggggtgtgtgtgtgtgtgtgtgtgtgtaatctcattccttttcttttacatatattatttgttgaatGTATAAGTGAATAATAAATATCTCGTAATGGTTAGAAGTGAGAAAAAGTAGATGCTGCTGTATATCAGATGCACGGGACTGCGTAGTCGACTTTCAAAGACAGTGTTCGTTGCTGACTGTTGTATGTTGGCTTTaatgaaacacacacacacttttatTCCTTTTCTGAATGCAAGTTGATGGTGATATTCTAGTGTGTGCGCTTAACATGGCAGCCAGATGTGGGCTGTGTTTGCTAGGTGCTGGTTTCCCATTGATCTTTGACAGACGCAGAGTACCCATAAAAAATTGTGCTACACCAGGCCAAGGGATAGCAGGTTTGTAAGCAAGAACCATTCAGAAAAACTGCTTCCATCCTCACTGTTATCAAGAAAGGTCGCGTCATTAACAAGGGGGTGCAACCTAATTATGTTAGCAACATTTGGAACCTAACATTAATCCTGTATTGAATTTCCCAGATACAGGCAGATTTTAGGTGCGGTTAGtattaacatcatcatcaacgTGAAGTTTTGTCGGGCAGGAAAAGGTAACGGAAACGAGAATCGAAGGGAAGAATGCCACAATTACGTGAGCCAAGAAGGCTTTGTCGCCTTTGTGAAATGCATTGCTCTACAAAGGCAGCCTGATTGGGTGGAAGGTAATGTGATATCCATACTGCCAAATTCGTATCGTCCACAAAGCCTTTAGCAAAACAATGGAGCATTTTCGGCACCAACAGCTTCCCTTTGTTGCTAACTCCAGCTGAAGCTCGAATGAAATCATGTTGAGCTTCTTGAAGTTCTTCTCTCACATTCTTAGCAGTGAACACCCTTACCTGCATTTTTCATTCATCAGAATATCATCCAAATATAACTAAATATACATAATAAACACGACCtctgaaagataaaatatactTCATCAATATATAGCACATGAAATATTCTTACTGCTGGTGACGAGTACATTCCACAGCTTAGGGCAAATGCTACAAGAGGTTCATGTGCATCAATCACAGACTTCTGCTGTTCCTCTGATAGCCTCAACTTGTGAAGTGCAAGAAGTAAAGCCTGGCAATTGTGTGGAGTAGAAATGTTAACCAGGGTATGAAGTTCAACATGTGCACAAAAACAGAGAACTTGTTTATAAGATAaaagggagggggggggggggcgtaCAATTTGTGGCCTGTGGAGAGGTGGTTTCATCTTCAAAATCACATACTCAATGGCAGCTGCACTAAAATAATGTCCTCCAATAGTGTATGCGGCCTGGAAATATCAACCAAATCGCATCAATGACACTCATCAAGTgcaaaaaccagaaaacaatcaatcaaacaCATGAATACATTATCTGCCAGGAACCACTACATCAAGAATGTTACAGATACTAAAGAATCTCGCTATGTTTGGTGTGGAGATTTATCTAACTCAATTATTTGTCACTATCCAGATAACTACATGAATCCATTGCCTTTTAATACCATAACACATGCCTACAACAGCAATTCCCTTCAAGAGCAATAATCTATTTTATCCTATTAGAGTTACTGGAAACCAGAGGCCACTTACAACAACCTATTACATAATGCTGACTACTTGGAGCTTTTGAACTACATATGATGATGACAAGAAACTATCTTTACAACAAATTACCGAGGAGGAGAAAAAAGTAGATGTTTAGTCAAGAATCAAACCTTTTGCATCAACGAGAAGAGCTTCAAGTCACTCCTTGGGACTCCATATGCCAAGTACGCCTGTTTAACAATAGAAATTTAAGAACATAAACTTTAAAGTGATGAAATGACCCACATTGCACCATGTAATTTTAGCACATTACACATGTGATACAAGTGAAGACACTCACATGCATAATCAAAGCATTGTACAGATTGATCCAGAAAGCAAGCTTCTCATTGGAGCTCAAATGGATAGGGTTCACCTTGGCGAGTTGCTCAACAAGTGTTCTGTCCCCCAAGtttcaaacaagaaaacaaaacaacatttatCAGATCTGATCCCAGATAACCACACAAACATTCatgttaaaaaagaataaatatattaaagtaatggGAGCATAAGTTCATTAGAACCGAAGTATTCTATGTTTTTAGACCTGTTTGATtcaacttacaaaataaaatgcaaagcTCAAACAAATGGCTCACTTAAAACTCTTATACCTGAATTTCCTTAATGCCCCCGATGCATATTCTAGTTGCTTCTTTCCAACTGACATCCAAGAAACTTCAGTTGCTAAACCATAGTTTCCAATGTCTGCCCAACTCAACTTGCCATGCACTTTGTAGGGATCAAAGACACTGCCCAATGCCAACACTTCAGAGTTACTTTGTATGTCAATCTGGGGGCTCTGCACCCATGATGAAATCATTGAGCGCTCAGATGAAGACCACCATGATGAACTGGACAGATGTCCTCTCGGTGACACAGGTGAGGATTGGCTCTCTAAAGCAGAGGACATGGATGGCACAGCAGAATCTGCCAGAgacaggaaaatatttttcatacatCTTACCATCTCCTCTGAAAGTTGATTAGGGTAGTCCCAAAGGCCCTTAGGCGGCATTCCTTTTGGAAGCCTCATGAGCTCTGCGGGTTGAGTGGGTTTGGCATCTGTCTGCACGGATACTTTCTTCTCATGGAAAAGCTCTGGTGCCTTCATTGAATCCTGATCCAAGTACCACAAATCAAATGCCTAATACTGTGACTAGGAATTTCTGGAAAGGAGTTATCACTACcatttacaataattcatctatTAGTACAAGTAATAGACAGGAAAGATTTATTAGATAGAGAGTTGGAAGGGAGGGAGGAACAGGAGCATATGCATGCAAGAGATAAAATGTAGAATAACCAGCAGTACAACCTTAAATTGTCCAAGAATTGTTCAGAAAATGGACTTCTGAGTATGTATAGATTAAGGAGCTTTGGATGTTGAACACCATCTGGACTCAACATTTTGCTTAATGGTTACAAACTGTGACCTTGATCCCTCATTTATGTTTAGACTAAACCATTTTCTTAGCTGGTGTATGTGCAAATAATTTTAGCTTTTCAAAGTGAGAAAATGACATCCTTCCACCACAGATGCATCTAAATCATATTACCATATCTCCCTGAATACAAGCTGCATATTCTCACTTAAAGCAAATATTTGTCATGTATGCTTTAAATTATTCATGGAACAGTTTTGCCTCTTTATCAACAACATACATAGACCAAAACAGTCATCACAGActcaaacaagaaagaaactaACTACTTAAGGAATCAATTCTACAAGTACACTAGACTACAGCTGTCACATGAACATAAATCAAAAAGCTCTACAAGCAAAGCGAAACCAGCAGATACCTCCGTCAAAGACTGAGCACTAGATGTTTCACCAGTAGATTCAGATGCTTGGTGTTTGCATGAGTTATTCTTCTCTGATTGGTGCAGTTCATAATCTGAATGCTTCAGACTcctcgaagaagaagaaatctggAAAAGCATAGAAAGTTACATTGCAGTAAATTTTCCATATAAAGGCTAGCATGCCACATGTTAACATAGATATTTCAAA is part of the Populus trichocarpa isolate Nisqually-1 chromosome 7, P.trichocarpa_v4.1, whole genome shotgun sequence genome and encodes:
- the LOC7465571 gene encoding uncharacterized protein LOC7465571 isoform X1, producing the protein MTSSCGIHEFFCPHYMFTLHRSQDAWGILERAKPCDRRMCDSPVMLSQSDSTSKILYSEVTYDNSKTQEDLADEVWSTSSSLEANNVNEEAGSFASCIRSSNPYPYRIQLERDVRRLQQQLQDEMEMHAILESAIEKNTVKLFSPSCLPHHFEQAQELLSTIAVLEVTVTKLEQEIVSLHFQLSQERNERRLAEYRLRQSASQSLSAYSFDSMKEEISSSSRSLKHSDYELHQSEKNNSCKHQASESTGETSSAQSLTEDSMKAPELFHEKKVSVQTDAKPTQPAELMRLPKGMPPKGLWDYPNQLSEEMVRCMKNIFLSLADSAVPSMSSALESQSSPVSPRGHLSSSSWWSSSERSMISSWVQSPQIDIQSNSEVLALGSVFDPYKVHGKLSWADIGNYGLATEVSWMSVGKKQLEYASGALRKFRTLVEQLAKVNPIHLSSNEKLAFWINLYNALIMHAYLAYGVPRSDLKLFSLMQKAAYTIGGHYFSAAAIEYVILKMKPPLHRPQIALLLALHKLRLSEEQQKSVIDAHEPLVAFALSCGMYSSPAVRVFTAKNVREELQEAQHDFIRASAGVSNKGKLLVPKMLHCFAKGFVDDTNLAVWISHYLPPNQAAFVEQCISQRRQSLLGSRNCGILPFDSRFRYLFLPDKTSR
- the LOC7465571 gene encoding uncharacterized protein LOC7465571 isoform X2, translated to MAFLFKLYRSQDAWGILERAKPCDRRMCDSPVMLSQSDSTSKILYSEVTYDNSKTQEDLADEVWSTSSSLEANNVNEEAGSFASCIRSSNPYPYRIQLERDVRRLQQQLQDEMEMHAILESAIEKNTVKLFSPSCLPHHFEQAQELLSTIAVLEVTVTKLEQEIVSLHFQLSQERNERRLAEYRLRQSASQSLSAYSFDSMKEEISSSSRSLKHSDYELHQSEKNNSCKHQASESTGETSSAQSLTEDSMKAPELFHEKKVSVQTDAKPTQPAELMRLPKGMPPKGLWDYPNQLSEEMVRCMKNIFLSLADSAVPSMSSALESQSSPVSPRGHLSSSSWWSSSERSMISSWVQSPQIDIQSNSEVLALGSVFDPYKVHGKLSWADIGNYGLATEVSWMSVGKKQLEYASGALRKFRTLVEQLAKVNPIHLSSNEKLAFWINLYNALIMHAYLAYGVPRSDLKLFSLMQKAAYTIGGHYFSAAAIEYVILKMKPPLHRPQIALLLALHKLRLSEEQQKSVIDAHEPLVAFALSCGMYSSPAVRVFTAKNVREELQEAQHDFIRASAGVSNKGKLLVPKMLHCFAKGFVDDTNLAVWISHYLPPNQAAFVEQCISQRRQSLLGSRNCGILPFDSRFRYLFLPDKTSR
- the LOC7465571 gene encoding uncharacterized protein LOC7465571 isoform X3 gives rise to the protein MFLPSRSQDAWGILERAKPCDRRMCDSPVMLSQSDSTSKILYSEVTYDNSKTQEDLADEVWSTSSSLEANNVNEEAGSFASCIRSSNPYPYRIQLERDVRRLQQQLQDEMEMHAILESAIEKNTVKLFSPSCLPHHFEQAQELLSTIAVLEVTVTKLEQEIVSLHFQLSQERNERRLAEYRLRQSASQSLSAYSFDSMKEEISSSSRSLKHSDYELHQSEKNNSCKHQASESTGETSSAQSLTEDSMKAPELFHEKKVSVQTDAKPTQPAELMRLPKGMPPKGLWDYPNQLSEEMVRCMKNIFLSLADSAVPSMSSALESQSSPVSPRGHLSSSSWWSSSERSMISSWVQSPQIDIQSNSEVLALGSVFDPYKVHGKLSWADIGNYGLATEVSWMSVGKKQLEYASGALRKFRTLVEQLAKVNPIHLSSNEKLAFWINLYNALIMHAYLAYGVPRSDLKLFSLMQKAAYTIGGHYFSAAAIEYVILKMKPPLHRPQIALLLALHKLRLSEEQQKSVIDAHEPLVAFALSCGMYSSPAVRVFTAKNVREELQEAQHDFIRASAGVSNKGKLLVPKMLHCFAKGFVDDTNLAVWISHYLPPNQAAFVEQCISQRRQSLLGSRNCGILPFDSRFRYLFLPDKTSR
- the LOC7465571 gene encoding uncharacterized protein LOC7465571 isoform X4, producing MCDSPVMLSQSDSTSKILYSEVTYDNSKTQEDLADEVWSTSSSLEANNVNEEAGSFASCIRSSNPYPYRIQLERDVRRLQQQLQDEMEMHAILESAIEKNTVKLFSPSCLPHHFEQAQELLSTIAVLEVTVTKLEQEIVSLHFQLSQERNERRLAEYRLRQSASQSLSAYSFDSMKEEISSSSRSLKHSDYELHQSEKNNSCKHQASESTGETSSAQSLTEDSMKAPELFHEKKVSVQTDAKPTQPAELMRLPKGMPPKGLWDYPNQLSEEMVRCMKNIFLSLADSAVPSMSSALESQSSPVSPRGHLSSSSWWSSSERSMISSWVQSPQIDIQSNSEVLALGSVFDPYKVHGKLSWADIGNYGLATEVSWMSVGKKQLEYASGALRKFRTLVEQLAKVNPIHLSSNEKLAFWINLYNALIMHAYLAYGVPRSDLKLFSLMQKAAYTIGGHYFSAAAIEYVILKMKPPLHRPQIALLLALHKLRLSEEQQKSVIDAHEPLVAFALSCGMYSSPAVRVFTAKNVREELQEAQHDFIRASAGVSNKGKLLVPKMLHCFAKGFVDDTNLAVWISHYLPPNQAAFVEQCISQRRQSLLGSRNCGILPFDSRFRYLFLPDKTSR